The Synechococcus sp. BL107 nucleotide sequence GCATGCGGAAAAGGCTCAATCGTATGTTTCCGGGGCAAAAGGATTAAGACCGGCTAGCTGTTCCAACCTTTAAAGGGTTTCTGGTCGAAGCCGGCTGGGGCGATAAGCAATCACAAATTGTTGATGGTTTGTTCCGTCGTGTTTAACGGCGGTGATGAGGTCTTCTCCGGTGTTCCATACCCAAATTTGTTCGTTCTGTTTTGGATCCATGGAGCTGGTGCTGAGCGGAGATCCGTGGCGAGCACGAAGCCCTGCCAACACTTCCGTCATGTCGTCGATGGCGAATTCGTAGGCCAACGATTGGAGCCCAGTATCTGGGGTGAGGTCAAACGTCACTTGCGATACGGGTAGGCGATCCAGCATCACGTTGCGCGCGAAGAAGCGTTCTGGATGCGTTGTATTGGCCTGGTGGATCTCACCGAGATGGGCGTGAACTTGGTCGAGGGGCATGCCCCAGGCCAAGCCTTCAACGCAGGCTTGAACGGGTTGGAGACCCCAAAGAATGATCAGCGATGCCATCAGGCTGATCAGTGCTGCTTGCAATCGGTTCAGCATTACAGCCTTGTTCTTCTCTCCATACTGCCGAGGAGAGTTCCCAGGTCGTTAAAAAGAATCTGGAAGAAACAGGGTGCATGTGTTCGTTGCATTGAAGATCGGGGCATGCTTTCCAAAGCTTGATTCAAACGGTCGAACCTTGAGCTCACAAAACGGATGACAATTAATGATTTAAAAGCTGATCTCACGTCTCGTTTGGGAAAAACAGTTGACTCTTTGTGCACGAGAGATGGAACAATTGCGTTGGCCATCGAAGATTTATATCAACCATCACCGGCGGGGTTTGGCGGTAAGTTGTTTTTAAAGGATGGCTCACAATTCGCTTGGGAGCTTTGGCTTGAAGATGGCGAAAGCTGGAATTTTCATGCAAGGCCCATGGGTGGGGAGGAGGATGTCCAATGACAGGGCTCACCTTTGGTTTATGGGATGTCCTGACGGGATTGAATGCTGGTCATTTGGACAGAAATTTGGCAGTTCGATGCAATGGAAGCCATGGCTGAATCGATTTTATTAGACCGTAAATATCAGCTTCTCACCTGGTTATACCTTGTCTTCCCCAATTACTTGATCACACGATTGCGTCAGCATTTGATGTGGATGATTGCGATATTGCTGCTGTGTTTTGGATCTCCTGCGGCGGCGATGGCTTCCACGGCTGGTGAGGAAGTTGTGGTGTTTCGTTCAGCCTATTGCGAGTGTTGTGAAGCATGGGAATCCCATATTGCTGAGGCAGGGTTTGTGGTTCAAGACCATGTCGCCGACGACATGGATGGCATTAAAGAGGCGATGGGAGTGCCGGCAGATTCGGCGTCTTGCCACACCGCGCGTGTATCCGGTTATGTGGTGGAGGGTCATGTTCCAGCTGCATCGATCCAACGGATGCTGAAGGAGCGTCCTGAAATTAAGGGTCTGGCGGCTCCAGGGATGCCCATGGGTTCCCCTGGTATGGAGGTTGATGGAATGGTTGCCGATCCTTTTTCTGTCTTTTCGATTGCCAACAACGGCACGATGGTTGAAATTGATTTTTATGGATCACATTGAGCCAACGATTCCATGTCTGTAAATGTCAATGATTATTTGTTTGAGTTATCATTGATCGGAGCAATTGAGATTAATCAATATTTTTCTGGCTCGTAAATATCTGATTAAGGCCCTCAACTAATGGGCTCTATCTGTATCAAGCTATCGCGAAAATTTTGCTAATTCTTGAAGAGATGATTGGGTCCATATCCGTTGGGGTGCCTTGCTGTTGTTTCCTTCCTCTGGGGCATGAAGGTGCAAAAGCCTTTGGATTTGGCGTTGGGAAATCAAGTCGGAGTCGTCATCCCTCTTGTTCTCGCGCCAGAGTGCACTGCTTGCATGCGTTGTTATGGCAGATTCCCGTCGCACCGTTTTGATCACCGGTGCGTCCAGCGGCATTGGTTCTGTCACCGCGCATCTGTTGTTGGATCAAGGTTGGAACGTGTTTGCTGCAGCACGGCGTCAGGGGGCGATGGACGATCTTCAGCGTCGTGGGGCTGTGGTGCTTCCCCTGGATGTTGCTGATGCTCGATCCCGTGAAGATCTCGCCGCAGAGATTCACGACAGGACCGGAGGACGGCTGGATGCTTTGGTCAACAACGCTGGATATGGGGAGGTGGGCCCCATGGAAACGATGGAGTTGGAGCGAGCCCGATCCATGTTCGAAGTGAACGTGTTCGGGTTGATGGGGCTCACGCAGCTGCTGTTGCCCGCTATGCGTGATCGCTGTCGTGGCCGGATTATCAACGTGTCATCGATTGCTGGTCGCTTCGCGACTCCCGGTGCCGGCTGGTACTGCGCCAGTAAACATGCCGTGGAGGCGATTAGTGATGCGATGCGCCTCGAATTGCATCAATTCGGAATTCAAGTGGTGCTTATCGAGCCTGGATTAATCCGCACCGGATTCGAACAAGCATCGGCTGAATCGATGGATGAAGCAGGGAAGGATTCCGTTTGGGGAGAGATGATGCGACGGGTGGCCGCCGGATGGGCTGAGAGCTTCCGCAAGGGTTCAGACCCCCAGCTGGTGGCACGAACTATCGCAACGGCGCTTGAAACCAACCAGCCAAAATCGCGGTATCTGTGCGGAAGTGAATCCGAAGCGGTGCTGCTTCAACCATTCGTTCCTTCAGCCCTCTGGGATGTCTTGGTGAGACGGCGTCTATTGGGCTCCTAATCAATCAATTAATCAATTCAAGGCTGACATTGATTTCGCCAGCACGCATCATCTTTAATTCATTGGCTGCGCCATGGGCGAGATCAATCAAGCGGTGATATTTAAATGGTCCTCTGTCATTGATTCATACATTGACGTATCTTCCATTTTCTAAATTAGTCACACGAACAATTGTTCCAAAGGGAAGCGTGCGATGTGCAGCCGTGAACGCTCCTTTCTGCAATATTTCACCATTGGCTGTTCGACGTCCATAAAAACCAGGCCCATACCAACTCGCTATTCCGACACCGAGATGTTTGAGATTGGATGCTGGATGGTTTTGTTCTTGGAGGGAAGACTCTTGTAGAACAGATTTAGTCGATGATTTGGGTTGGATTTGCTCTGCCGACGGCTGGTACCGCAATCAAAAGGAGCAGCAGGAGTCGATCATTCACTCTGAACTAATGGAATGATTGCTCTAACCGTATCGAGGATCACTTGATTGACAATCCATCGAAAATTATATTATTACCCCTTGAAATTGTTTCAAGGCCTACTTTTGTGAGGCGCTATTTTTCGAAATGCTGATTTACAGAAGAGAGTGTTGCCTGTGTTACTGATGGTTCGTAGTGTTCTTGTTTTCATCTGAATCATTGAATTCCTGGGATTGAGATGCATCAATCAGAAATTAACAATTGGATTCGTGTTGCAGCACGGTTAGAAGCTGCTGGTTTGACCGAAACGATGTTTTATCAACGGGCCCGTGCGATTTCCCTCGGGGAACCAGATCCATTGCAGGGCTTTGGAGTTGAGGCTGATGGGGATCAGAGCGGTCCTTGATTAATTTGTGCGATGTAGTGATCACTACTGAATTCTGATTTGACAGTTCACAGTTGCTGCTTCTCTTTTTCTATCGTTAATGGGGTTGCTAGCAGTACATGACGATTCCATTTGGTGAAGTCCCCGAGGCTGAGCGTGATGAGCAAATAGGATTTTGGTGGAAAGATCGCCTTGAATTACTAGTTGATGAAAAGCGGCCAAAAGATGCTCGCGCGTTATACCTTGAATTTGAGAATGATTTGAAGTCTAGCTAATGAGATTGATTGATTTAAGTTTCCTGGAATCTCATTTGTTTGGATATCTATTCTCCATTGAGATTTAGCTTGAGTTTCTTTTTTAGAGGTTGAGAGTTGTGGTCAGTGAGGTTGGTATCGCTTAATTCAAGGTTGAAAAATAGGGCGGTTGGGGCAAGAAAAAATGGCCCTGCGTGCCAGGTGCCTTGATGCAGTTTGATCGCCTCGCTTGGTTGGACTTCCACCAATCGCACGGTGCTGTGGTCAAGTTGCTCGGATTGAAGGTTCGCTGCAGCCACGGCTAACCACCAGGGTTGGGCATCCGCAGAGCTCAAGCATTGGGTGGAGTAGGTGTGTCGCGTCATGCTTCCGAGTACCGCAGGGCGTCGACGAAGACGCATGACGTAGTAGCGCAAATTGGCACCGTTGAACTTCAGTTCGGCATCACGCTTGCTGTGGGGTGTCATGTCGTCCACCGGCAAAATCGCCGTACCAAACTGCTCAAAGTTGCATTGATGAAGACTCAGGGCTGTGAGTGTTTCCATGCTCATGCTGTCTGGATTGCAGTACGGAAGCCGAGGCTGACGGTTTGTACAAAGCCTGGTTCATGGTTGCAGGTTGTGCTCAATCTTGACGAGTCGTTTTTTTTTTAGGCTTGGAACTTGTCTAATGATTTTGTAATTCAGAATCGCGGGCTTAGTTGTTTGGTCTGAGGAGCAATGCAAGGCCTGAGATGCTCACAAGGATTGTGAGAACCCCTAGCACGATTGGGTAGAAGGGCTGAAGGTTGAACCATCCGAATTGGCCGGTATGAATCCTGAGTAACCAAAAGGCGTCGATGTTTTGCTCAAGTAAAAGGCTGTATAGCGATCCTGTTGCTGCCGTGATTAGCAAGGGGGCGGCGGCTAGGGGGACCACCCATCGGTGCAGGCGCCGGGCTCGGCGTTGGGTGGCTGTGGATCGACCGTTCATTGTCGTCTCATCTGCTGATGCAATTGACGCTCATCGGCACAGGGCATCCAGCGGCCATTGTTTTCGTGAACCTCAGTGCAACCAATTTTGTCTGCTTGCCTGAATGCTTCAGCTTCGCTCGCGTAGATCCCCTTGCGATGGGCCTGGGCTGGCAAAGGCGTTGCTGGGGTCACGATTAGAACAATCGTGACCGCTGTGAACGCGTTGATTAAGCGGCGAAATCGGCGTTCCCTCGCGATTGGCATGGCGCCCACAGACATATGCAGGGTGGATTGATGGTTTAACCCATGGATCTGTCTCACTGCCTGTGGCTAGTGCTTTCGTTGCTTTTTGAGGGGGAAGCTTCGTTGCGTTCAATCCCCTCTTCGCTTCGTCGATGCAAGTTCCCTTTGGAGCCTCCACCACTGACATAGATGTTCTCGCCGTTGATCGGCACTGAGTAAGGCGTGGGTGAGCACTTGATGGTGATGGGCCATGGCGCCAAGCAATCGTGATCGATCGGGATGGGCTATGGCCGCTCGCTGGCAGAGCTCAGAAAAAGTGTCTCCTGGCATCGGTGTGACACCTAAATCTGCCAACAAGCGCAAAGACTGCTCCAGGGGCTGGCGAGATCCCAATCGCAGCTGCGTCATCACCAATCCCAGCGATAAGGAGGCCATGCAGGCCAGCACAACAAGAAGTCCTAGCCACCTTTGATGTGGACCGAGTACGGCTTGGAGCCAGGCCTGTTGGCTGGCTTGGTCGAGTCCTAGCCACCAGCGTGTCCAGGCCATATCAAGCCCCCACCACTGACCCTGCAACCACTCCCCTAGCGACCAATTCGCAGGATCAGACCAAGGATTGATTGTCTGCTGTTGTCCTTGATTGACATTGTCGAGGGCATTGCGGTCAGCCCAGAGGCTCGGATCCACTTGCCGCCAACCGCTGCCCTCCAGCCAGACTTCAACCCAGGCATGGGCATCACTTTGCCGCAGTTCCATATAAGGACTGCCAGTCATGGGATCGATCTGTCGGCCACCCAAGTAGCCACTGACAACCCGTGCTGGTACATCCGCCGAGCGCATGACTGCGGCTAAGGCGCTGGCGTAATGGCCACAGAAGCCCACCTGGCTCTCGAATAGAAAACTGTCCAGATCCGTCATCGAGCCAGGGCTCAGGCTGTAACGAAAGGGTTGGCTCTTGAACCAGCGTTCGACGGCCATTAGCCGCTCTTGGTTTGTTGGTAGGGATCGAAATCGACCGCCAAGTTCGTTCAAGCGCGGTAACGAAGCAGGTGGCTGCTTTCGTTCACTCTTGAACGGAGGCCGGCGTTGCCAGCCCATTGGGTCGGAGCCCTTGCTCAGGCGAAAGGAACGCTTTTGTCGTGACGCTGCTCCCACCATTAACTCTCCTTCCGATGTCACCCACTGGTCTTTGGCAGTTGGTTTGGAGCGGCCATCCCAGGGCACCGCACGGGTTGAGGACGGTTCGACGATCCACCACTGACTGATCTCAGAGTCATTGAGTAATCCTCGGTTGGGCTGCCGAGCAAAGGCTGCGTCACGGTGTTGCCAGCGCCGGCCATCGAACTGTTCATGCACCAAGACTCGCCAGTAGGCGTTGGTGGGCAACGTCTCCACACCCGAAAGGCTCACCCTGGCGGCGGATGCATTCACGGTGGCCAATCGTTCGATGCTGAGTGGATCCAGGTTGGATGAAAGGCCGGTTACAGCACCACGCTTTGGCCCCAGCTCAGTGGTCCATAAAGGAGCAATTCGAGGAACAAATAGAAACAGCACCAAGGCCAATGGGAGGGCTGCAAGCAAAAGCTGCAAACTGCGTCGCAACAGTCCACGGAGTGAGAGCATTCCGCCGAGCTCATGGCCCAGGAGACCAGCAAAGGCTGCACTGACCGCGATCAGCTGCAGGATCGTTGCCAAAAGTCCTTGTAATTGAGAGGTGAGAAGCCCTGCGGAGAGCAGCTGCAAAAGGGCCGCAAGCCTTCGATCAAAGGGTTTGCTACCCCGCCAAAGTTTGAGTAGAGCGCAGATCACAAGTCCGAAGGTCGGCCAGGTGAGTGCTGCGGACCAATTCAGGGCAAGGCATTGCAGCAAGAGTGGTGGGATGGCCAGCCAGGCGAAAGTTCCCGGCTGGAGGACACGCTGACGAGCGGTGCGGTTCATTCCGTCGCGAGCGCCTCGAGGCAACCATTGCGATGTTGAAGCCCCCTTCCTGGCGACAACGATTTCGAAGGGAGATGCAGGCCATAGCGTTCACCCCGCTGTTGAAGGGTCCAGATCCGATCGGCCAAGTGCTCCCTTGCTTGCTCCATCGGAACTCCAGGAGCTGGTTTAAGAATCCGCTCCACATCCTCAGGAACGCTGAATACCTTGGCCTGCAATGGGCGCCCTTTTGCAACCCCTGCCCAGTCGACGACCGCGGGACGTTCACCCTGCAGCAAAGGGCGTAGGTCTTGCCATTCATCGAGGCCATCACGCCATCGCGGAGGATGTTGCTCTTGCACTGGACCCGGCCTCCGACGCGGCCAGATCAACTGTTGTGTCGGGGGCCGCCAGCGCGTCCAGCAGATGAAAAGGCCCAGCGGTGCAATGGTTTCGATCTGCAGCTGAGGAGGTTGTTGCCAGCCTCTCCGCTTCGGTGTCCAGCTCAGCCCAACCAGCGAAACACCAGCGGAGAGTTGGACAAACGCAGATTCCGGAGCCTTGCGGAATCGCAGACGAAGCGGAGGTCGCCGATGGCGCGTTTCGATCAGCAGCGGGTAGATGGCTGATTCAGCGGCAAAGGTTGGCGCCGGTTCACCACAGCGCAGTACAAGGCCTTGAAGTGTGTCGTGGGTGAGAAACATCGCCAGCAACATCACGGCGAGCATCACAAAGGCCAGCAGCAGCGTGCTGTTGCTGGTGGTTTGAATCGCCACTAAGAGCAGAAGGGCTGCGGTTGCCAACCAAAGAGCCCCGAAGCGACTCGGAATGATGTACAGGTTGCGGAGTCCGAGCGTGAGTTCAGCGGAGGGCATTCACCTGCTCCAGCAGCTTCGTGCTTAACGGAGTCCCTGAACCTGCCGGACGTCCGGCATCCAAACGATGCTCGACCACCGCTGGCACGACGGACTGAACGTCTTCAACGGTCACGTAATCCCGGCCGAAGAGCAGGGCCCAGGCCCGGGCGGCAGCGAGAAGCGCCTGGCTTGCCCGTGGCGATAAACCCTCCTGACCATGGCGACTTGCGGCAACAAGATCGAGCACGTAATTCATCAACTCATCTGAGCAATGTTGAGCAGCACATTGCTGTTGCAACTGCTTTAAAGACTTGCCATCGAGCAATGGAGGTGTGGTGGCGGCTGGTGAGAAACGTCCGCGCAGTAGCTCCTTTTCTGATTCACGATCCGGAAAACCGAGACTCACTCGCATGAGGAAGCGATCCAGCTGTGCTTCGGGTAGCGGGCTTGTCCCAACCTGATCGAGGCTGTTTTGCGTCGCGATGACAAAAAATGGTTCGGGAAGGTCGTGGCTGATGCCGTCCAAGCTGACCCGTCCCGCTGCCATCGCTTCGAGCAGTGCACTTTGGGTGCGTGGACTGGCGCGATTGATTTCATCGGCCAAGACAACCTGAGTAAATAGTGGTCCGGGTTGAAAGCGAAACGATGCTTCGGCGGTGTTGAACACATTGATCCCAGTGAGATCGGCGGGCAGTAAATCACTGGTGAAACTCACCCGTTTAAATCCAAGGGAAAACACCCGAGCGAGGGCTTCGGCCAAGGTCGATTTGCCCATGCCAGGCCGGTCTTCGATCAAAAGATGGCCTCCTGCCAGCAGACAACTCAAGGCCAGTCGTATCTGCTGCTCCTTGCCGAGCAAGACCTGACCAACGGCGTTGATCAGTGGCTGGAGCGCGGGTGAAGCCAAGGGAAACAAACAACCTCAAGTCCACCTTCTCATTTCTGTGCATTGGATACGAAATGGTGCTGAGCGTTGTTATCGATCAAGTTCCGATCGCTGCGAAGAAACTTATGGTCTTCGGCGTCTAATCCAAGGGATAGAAGAAATTATTGATACTGTTCAGTAATGTTGCGCTCTCGTTATTAATTATTGACTTTTTGGTTGCTTCTTTGCTGTCCGGAGTCGTTGTTCTTTTGGCAGGGCTCAATCTCCTTGCGGCTGTGTTTTGAGTTGATTGTGATAATTGATTTTTTGTCTAGAACGAATTGAGATAAAAAGTGTTCTGGAGTATGCGCATTTGCGTAGATCAATGATGGAAGGCGAAGCTTTCAGGTGTCTGTTGGTGGTCGCACGTCTCGCCCCACGCCTGTCTTCTTAGCTTGGGTTGATGCAACACAGCTCCATGGCCAACGCGGCTGCTTCTGACAAAGCTCAATCCCACGTGGTTGTCGTTGGGGCCGGCTGGGCCGGTTGGGGGGCGGCTAAGGCTCTCTGCGAAGCCGGTGTTCGCGTCACCTTGATCGATGGGATGCCTGATCCCACTGGCAGTCAGCCGATCACCACCACAAGCGGCAAGCCGTTTGAGGCTGGCACCCGAGGTTTTTGGAAGGACTACCCCAATATCGATGCCCTGACGGCAGAGCTCGGACTCGGTTCGATCTTCACGGATTTCACCACCAGTGCGTTTTGGTCGCCCGAGGGGTTGGAGGCAACGGCTCCTGTGTTCGGTGACGCCGTGGCGTTGCCGAGTCCTTTGGGGCAGGCCTTTGCAACGGTCAGCAATTTCAAGCGTCTACCCGTTCAGGATCGACTCAGCATCGCGGGCCTGCTCTACGCAATCCTCGATCTCAATCGCAGTGATGCGGTGTATCGCAAGTACGACGCGATTAGTGCGCTGACGCTGTTTCAGCAGCTCCGTATCAGTGATCGCATGATTGATGATTTTCTGCGGCCGATTCTGTTGGTGGGATTGTTCAAGCCGCCTGAGGAGTTGTCGGCAGCCGTGACGATGGAGCTTCTCTACTACTACGCACTGGCGCATCAAGATTCGTTTGATGTGCGCTGGATCAAGAGCAAGAGCATCGCCGAGCACTTATTTGCCCCCTTGAGTGAGCGGCTTCAGGACGAGCATCAGCTGCAGGTGATGGGAGGCACATTGGCTACAGCACTCAAGATGTCCACCGACACCCGAGGCGTGCGGTCAGTGGAGACCCGATCGGTAACGACTGGACGTAGCAGTGTCGTCGACAACGTCGATGCCGTGGTGCTGGCTGTGGGTGCCAAAGGGATGGGAGCGCTGATGGCCAACTCGCCGGAGTGCGCGGCGTTGACGCCCGAGCTGGTGCGAGCCGGCAGCCTTGATGCGATCGATGTGGTGTCGGTGCGTTTGTGGTTGGATCGCACGATTTCAGTTGCCGATCCCGCCAATGTGTTCTCACGGTTCAGTGCGCTGAAGGGAGCTGGAGCCACGTTCTTCATGCTGGATCAACTGCAACACGACACGAAGCAGGCGCTCTGGGGGGATCAGCCTGAACAGGGTTCGGTGATCGCAAGCGACTTTTACAACGCCTCCGCCATCGCTGAACTCAGCGATCAAGAGGTTGTCGATTGCCTGATGCAGGATCTTCTGCCGATGGCGCAGCCTGCCTTCCGTGGGGCTGTGGTTGTGGATCAGGAGGTGCGTCGATACCCCCGATCGGTGTCCCTGTTTTCGCCAGGAAGCTTTATTCAGCGGCCTCCACTGGAAACCTCTTTGGCGTCCGTGGTTTGCGCCGGAGATTGGGTGCGAATGGGCGAAAGAGAGCATGGTGCCAAAGGCCTCTGCCAGGAGCGGGCCTATGTGAGTGGGCTGGAAGCTGCTAATTCGTTGCTACGCCGAGGAATCGTGAAGGGCAGCAACGCATCCTCAGGCCAGCAACACCCCGTGTTGCCGATCCGCGCCGATGAACCTCAAGTGGTGCTCGGCCGTGCGCTCAACAAACTCGTGATGGATCCCATCGAATCCCTCGGGATTCAGTGGCCCTGGCTATCGAGTTAGTTGGCTGGGGTGCAGCGAAAGGGCTCAGGCCATAAAAAAGGAAGGCCTCCCCAGACCTTCCCCCGTACGACGCATCCCCGTTCCCTCAGGGACTTTCCAATTGTTATGTATCGTCTCGAACTTTTTTGTAGGGACGGGTACAAAGTGCTGATCGATAGAGGATCACAAGTGAACTGATCTTCGATTGGTCAGTACTGGCCTTGCCGCAGGCTTCATCTCGTTCGTGTTTTCTTGGTTGTCTTGACGGACCCTGCACCATGGGATTGTTCATTCTGAACTTTTCCGATGTCCAACGTCCGTGACATGGTCAACACGCACTTGCCTGTTGTCCTCAAAGTTGTCAACACAGTTGCCCTCGTTGTGATCGCTCTCTCGAGTGTTTGTGCTGCTGATTCCTTGAAGGAAATGTCCGGCAAAGCTGCCGCTCCAGCTGCAGTGACCGAGACCAACTGAAGCTGCTAATCACGGGGGCACTTCGCTCCCTTTTTGGTTTTTTGAACAATTGCTTGAATTGTGCCGAAGATTCGTTTGTCAACGCTCGGGACAATGTGTGTTGCTCATAAAAAAAAGGGAGGTCTCCCCAGACCTCCCCACGCTCGACGCCGTCACCCCTGCGGTGACGAGTTGATTGTTATGCACTGAGTCAAGAACCCCTGTAGGGATGAGTACAAAATTGCTGCTGGGTTAGGAGATCAAAAAAAGACCTCTGGGGAGTGGGTACCCCAGAGGTCTTGCCCGCCCTCTCATGACGTGGGTTAACTCTCTTTCAAAGAACTGGTTTTGAGCATGGGGAGAACCGTCTGAACGGGTCGTAAAGACCCACCAGGATTGATGGCACCTTGAAGTTATGCCATCAAGGTGAACATCACCTTCATTCTCTAGGTCTCAATCCCACGGGGCATGTGCCGCGCCATTTGAATCCTCTTATCGCCACTCTTGCGCTGATCAAATAATGAGGTAAAAGAGGTAATCACTGTGAAGTCTCATTGTGTTTGTCACTACTTTTGGGCAAAAAGGTGGCGTAGCTAAAACCTGTACCAGCATCCATTTGGCGGCGCATTGGGCCAAGACTGATCGCTCTGTTGTGTTGGTTGATGCTGATCGCAATCGGTCAGCCACCGCCTATGCCTCAAGGGGGCTACTTCCATTCTCTGTCGTTCCAATGGAAGCGGCGGCAAAAGCTACAAGAAGTGCCGATATTGTGGTGACGGATGGTCAGGCCAGTAGCAACGAAGAAGAGCTAAAGAATTTAGTTGAAGGTTCAGATCTCATTATTCTTCCTACAACAGCGCAAAGTCGATCCATTGAGCTCACTGTTGAAATGGCATGCATGCTGAATAAGTTCGATATCCCCTATGCAGCACTGATCGTGAAGCTGATGCTAGAAAAAAATCTTCGATCGAATTCGCAGGGATATTTTGCAGGGCTTTGATATTGAAGTGCTGCGTACCGAAATTCCTTTGCTCAATGCATTTGAAAATGCTGAGACTCAGGGAGTCACTGTTGATCGAGCTGTGATGAAAAATGGCCGGTCTGATCCGCGACGGATGTCTGGTTTTTATGCCTATTCCCAAGCGTGCGATGAAATTGAATTGTTGATGCCGAAGAGGCAAGTGATTCAGATGCCGATTGGCTGGAATGTTTCGCGCTTAGAAGATCGTTGTGCATAACTCTGTTTAAGTTCATCCAAAGCCAAGCTTTAACGGATTTGATCTGCCTACAACGCTGAGAAATTCAATGCGGTCACTGGCTGGGTCATACAGGGTGTAATTCGTTCCAGAACCGATGCCGACCACACTGCGTTTGGGAACCGCTTGCTCGTTTTGTTGCTCCCCGGTGGGATCTTTCACGTTCGATTGGATCTGCCCCCCTGTCAGCGTTAATCGGAATTGCTGGCCACTACGCGCAGTAAAGAGTCGATTGACATCTAGGCGCGTTAAACGATCCAAAAGGATCAGTGGCGAGGTGGTGTCCTTCAACTGATCACCCACATCGGCGGAGCTGCCATGGATGAGTCCACAATCAAGTTCGATGAAGCCGAACTGCAGCGAAGCCAGCCAGCTGACGTGTGCTGGGTCTACTGCCTTCCGCAATTCCTGAATCGATGTTGTTCTGTTTTGGGTGCTTTGTGCCGGTTCCCCCCGGTAGCCGTACGCCACCAATAGCTGTTCTTCCCACCATCCATAGATGCAGTTGGGCTGCAGATCGCCGCGCTTCGGTTGGCGTAAGCGCGTCAATAGCGCATCGCAATTCCGATCTGGGCCAATCATGTCGCCCAATACAAAGAGGTGGGCTATCCCACGCTGCTTTTTGAGGTCGGATTGGATCCGCTCGTAGAGATCAAGATCTCCGCAAAGTCCACTCACCAGCGCCCAACGTTCAATCATCGCTCGCACACGTGACTGGCATCTTCGGCGCGCTCGGCATATTCGAAGCCATGGCTCAAACGCCAGGCAAACACGTCGGGTAGGCCTGCTTCCACAATGGCCCGGCAGGTTTTGGCCACGTCGTAGTCCACCTCACGAATGCTCACGTCGCCTGTGTTGTCGTCATGGACGACGTAGGTGGCTTTGGTGCTGCCGTGCCTGGGTTCTCCGACGGAGCCAGCATTCACGATGCGACGCATCGGCAGTGTCATCTCCTGTTCACTGGCTGGCTCGTTGCCGCGTTGCTGCACGCTGACGCGAATTGACCCACCGCTCAGTTCCCGTACATAGGGCTGATGGGTGTGACCACAGAACAATGTTTCGGCTCCTGCGGTTTCCACCCGTTCCAAGGCTGCAAAAGCATTCATGTCTGGCAGCAAATATTCGTGCTGACTGTTGGGACTCCCGTGCACGAACAGCAACTTGTCCCTGCGCAGGGTGGTTGGCAATTGGGCGAGGAATGCTTTGTTGTCGTCCGTTAAACGGTCGGCTGTCCAGTGATGGGCGTGATGGCCCCGCCGCTCGGCCAACTGGGAGGGGTAGCTGCATTCACAGGCGTTGAGGCCATCGATGATGTCTTCATCCCAGCAGCCTTGGCAGGTGGGAATAGCGCGCTGGCGTACGAGTTCCACCACTTCATTGGGCTGGGGGCCATAGCCCACCAGGTCGCCCAGGCAGGTGATGGTTTTGATGCCTTGTTGGTCGA carries:
- a CDS encoding SDR family NAD(P)-dependent oxidoreductase, which produces MADSRRTVLITGASSGIGSVTAHLLLDQGWNVFAAARRQGAMDDLQRRGAVVLPLDVADARSREDLAAEIHDRTGGRLDALVNNAGYGEVGPMETMELERARSMFEVNVFGLMGLTQLLLPAMRDRCRGRIINVSSIAGRFATPGAGWYCASKHAVEAISDAMRLELHQFGIQVVLIEPGLIRTGFEQASAESMDEAGKDSVWGEMMRRVAAGWAESFRKGSDPQLVARTIATALETNQPKSRYLCGSESEAVLLQPFVPSALWDVLVRRRLLGS
- a CDS encoding DUF411 domain-containing protein, whose translation is MLVIWTEIWQFDAMEAMAESILLDRKYQLLTWLYLVFPNYLITRLRQHLMWMIAILLLCFGSPAAAMASTAGEEVVVFRSAYCECCEAWESHIAEAGFVVQDHVADDMDGIKEAMGVPADSASCHTARVSGYVVEGHVPAASIQRMLKERPEIKGLAAPGMPMGSPGMEVDGMVADPFSVFSIANNGTMVEIDFYGSH
- a CDS encoding MoxR family ATPase, which encodes MASPALQPLINAVGQVLLGKEQQIRLALSCLLAGGHLLIEDRPGMGKSTLAEALARVFSLGFKRVSFTSDLLPADLTGINVFNTAEASFRFQPGPLFTQVVLADEINRASPRTQSALLEAMAAGRVSLDGISHDLPEPFFVIATQNSLDQVGTSPLPEAQLDRFLMRVSLGFPDRESEKELLRGRFSPAATTPPLLDGKSLKQLQQQCAAQHCSDELMNYVLDLVAASRHGQEGLSPRASQALLAAARAWALLFGRDYVTVEDVQSVVPAVVEHRLDAGRPAGSGTPLSTKLLEQVNALR
- a CDS encoding FAD-dependent oxidoreductase, with translation MANAAASDKAQSHVVVVGAGWAGWGAAKALCEAGVRVTLIDGMPDPTGSQPITTTSGKPFEAGTRGFWKDYPNIDALTAELGLGSIFTDFTTSAFWSPEGLEATAPVFGDAVALPSPLGQAFATVSNFKRLPVQDRLSIAGLLYAILDLNRSDAVYRKYDAISALTLFQQLRISDRMIDDFLRPILLVGLFKPPEELSAAVTMELLYYYALAHQDSFDVRWIKSKSIAEHLFAPLSERLQDEHQLQVMGGTLATALKMSTDTRGVRSVETRSVTTGRSSVVDNVDAVVLAVGAKGMGALMANSPECAALTPELVRAGSLDAIDVVSVRLWLDRTISVADPANVFSRFSALKGAGATFFMLDQLQHDTKQALWGDQPEQGSVIASDFYNASAIAELSDQEVVDCLMQDLLPMAQPAFRGAVVVDQEVRRYPRSVSLFSPGSFIQRPPLETSLASVVCAGDWVRMGEREHGAKGLCQERAYVSGLEAANSLLRRGIVKGSNASSGQQHPVLPIRADEPQVVLGRALNKLVMDPIESLGIQWPWLSS
- a CDS encoding ureidoglycolate lyase yields the protein MSMETLTALSLHQCNFEQFGTAILPVDDMTPHSKRDAELKFNGANLRYYVMRLRRRPAVLGSMTRHTYSTQCLSSADAQPWWLAVAAANLQSEQLDHSTVRLVEVQPSEAIKLHQGTWHAGPFFLAPTALFFNLELSDTNLTDHNSQPLKKKLKLNLNGE
- a CDS encoding AAA family ATPase — encoded protein: MFVTTFGQKGGVAKTCTSIHLAAHWAKTDRSVVLVDADRNRSATAYASRGLLPFSVVPMEAAAKATRSADIVVTDGQASSNEEELKNLVEGSDLIILPTTAQSRSIELTVEMACMLNKFDIPYAALIVKLMLEKNLRSNSQGYFAGL
- a CDS encoding DUF3721 domain-containing protein; translation: MPIARERRFRRLINAFTAVTIVLIVTPATPLPAQAHRKGIYASEAEAFRQADKIGCTEVHENNGRWMPCADERQLHQQMRRQ